TGTTTTTGCGTTACTTAATCTTAAGAAGTATTCCCTGATGTTGAAATTGGCACATCCAGAATATTTGTATGCGTATCTGATATTGATACCACTGCTGTTCCTTTTCATATTGTATATGATCTGGAGAAAGAGGGCATTGAAAAATTTTAGTGCTTTCCAGGCAGCGGAACAATTGATGCCCGAAAAATCAAAATTCAGGCATTATTTTAAATTTATTTTGCTTGTACTTGCTTTCAGTAGTTTAATTCTGGCCTGGGCCAATCCGCAAATTGGCACCAAACAGGAAAAAGTAAAACGCAAAGGTGTAGATGTAATAATCGCTTTGGATGTATCTAAAAGTATGCTGGCAGAAGATATTAAGCCCAGCCGAATTGAACAGGCCAAACAGTTTGTTTCCCGCCTGATCGATGAGCTTAAAATGGATCGCATCGGGCTCATCATATTTGCCGGAAATGCTTATTTGCAAATGCCCATCACAACTGATCATGCTGCTGCAAAATTGTTTTTGAAATCTATCAATACAAATCTGGTGCCTACCCAGGGAACAGCAATAGGTGATGCCATCCGCCTGGGCATAGAATCATTTGAAGGTGATGAGAAAAAATTTAAAAGTATTGTAATCATCTCCGATGGCGAAAACCACGAAGGGGAAGCTATAGAAGCTACAGAAGAAGCATCAGAGCAGGGTATTATTATTCACACAGTTGGAGTGGGTTCTCAAAAAGGAGCTCCCATTCCAGTATATCGCAACAATGTCCAAACTGATTACTTGCGCGACAAGTCCGGTAATATTGTGCTAAGTAAACTGGATGAAAACATGCTGCGGCAAATAGCTGTTAAAGGCGATGGTGAATACCTGAACCTGAAAAGTGGTAGCGAAACACTCAATGCATTGACAAGTGCTATTGCAGCTATGGAAAAAAGGGAATTTGAAGAAAATGTATTTACTGATTATGAAGATCAGTTTCAGTATTTTTTGGCCTTTGCCCTCTTTTTATTGATAGTAGAGATATTGATTGCTGAGCGCAAAAGTAAATGGAGCAGAAAATTGAATTTATTCAAGGAAGAAGCACAATGAAACAAATAATTTTCATATCCTTATTGTCGCTATTGAGTTTGACCTTGCTCGCTCAATCTGAACGCAAACATGTGCGCCAGGGGAATGAGCTTTACTTTGATGGCAAAACGGACAAAGCAATAGAAGCTTATGAAAAAGCTTTGCAGGAAGCCCCGGAAAGTCCCGAGGCACATTTCAATATGGGCAATGCCTATTTGAAGCAAAAAGATTACGAGTCGGCATCAGCTTCTTATCAAACGGCTTTGGGATTGCTGGAAGGAGAGGGGCAAAAGGCAGCGGCTTTGCACAACCTGGGAAATACTTACCTGGAAAACCAAAAGCCAAAAGAAGCCAAAGAGGCTTATCAACAGGCTTTGCGATTGAATCCTCAAGATGAGGATACGCGTTATAATTTGGCCTTGGCCAATAAAATGCTGCAAAAGCAGGAAAAGGAACAAGAGCAGGAAAATAAGGACGAGCAGGATCAAGAAGAAGGAGAAGACAAACAAGAGCAAGATCAGGAACAACAGGATAAAGGAGAAGACCAGGAAGAGGAAAAGAAAGATGGAGAGGAAAAGGAAAGCGATCAGCAGAATAAGGAAGAGCAGGAAGATGAGTCTAAAGACGGTGAGGGAAAAGAATCGGAAGATCAGGAAGCTTCAGATCAGGAAAAAGAAGCACAGCAAATGCAGGAGGGACAGATTTCTAAAGAAGAAGCTGAGCGAATACTGGAAGCACTGAAAAATGAGGAACAAAAATTGCAGGAACAATTGATGATCAGAAAAGAAACAGGCCAACGCAAAAACCTGGATAAAGACTGGTAAATGAAACGAACATGAAGAGATCAATATGCTTACATATTCTATTCTTATTATGCAGCAGTGGGCTGCTTGCACAGTCTTTTACGGCCAGTGTTAATAAGAATAATATCGCAGTAGGCGATGTTTTTCAAGTGAGTTTCACTGTAGAAGATGGAAATATGTCAGGTTTTCAACCACCCGATTTCAGTAATTTTAATTTGAGGGGCGGCCCCAATCAATCTACCAATATGCAGTTGATCAATGGGCAAATGAGCCGTTCGGTTTCTTACTCCTATTATTTGCAGGCGACCAAAGAAGGCACCTTTACAATTGGTCCGGCTACTGCCAATATTTCAGGAAAAAAGATGGAAAGCAATTCCCTTTCTGTTACTGTAGGAAAATCTGCAGGAGGCAATCAGGGTGGGCAAAAACAGGCTCAGGAAAAAAGCATTCAGCAACAAATCAGCGAAAATGTATTTCTGCGGGTAATTGTAAGTGATAATGATGTTTATCAGGGCGAACAAATTACCGTGGCCTATAAATTATATGCCAGCACCAATATCAATATCCACAATACCTCAATTAAACAACTGCCCAGCAATAATGGATTTTGGGCGCAGGAAATTGCTTTACCCGATAACAATTCTTTCGAGCGAGAAGTCTATCAGGGTGTGCAGTACAATTCTGTCACAGTAAAAAAATACGCCCTTTTTCCGCAGCGTACAGGAGACCTGGAAATAGACCCTATGGAAATGGAAACCCATGTGCGCGTGAGGACACAGTCTCAGAGAAGAGGTTTTTTTGATGATTTTTTCGGTTCTTATAAAGATATCCCCTATGAATTTCAAAGCTCAAAAATTAAAATCAATGTAAAACCATTGCCAAAGGGTAAACCTTCGAGCTTTTCAGGTCTTTCAGGCACCTTTAATATGGATGTTTCACTGGACAAAACAGAGACAGAAACCGATGATCCCATTACTATGAAGATAAAGATCAGCGGCAAGGGTAACCTGAGAATGCTGGATGCTCCCAAGCCGCAATTGCCCCGAGATTTTGAAGTCTTTGATCCAAAAACCAAAGAGCAGATTTCTACTTCGTCCAATATTATCAGCGGATACAAGCAATACGATTACCTGCTGATACCAAGACGCCCCGGTACTTTTAAAATTCCTCCGATGCGCTTTTCCTATTTCGATACAAAAAAGGAAGACTATGTTGAGCTCAGTTCCAAAGAATACGAAGTAACTGTAAGTGGAGAAGCAAGTGCATTTACAGGAGGCAATGTTGCCAATGTAAGCAAAGAGGAAGTGGAATTGTTGGGACAGGACATTCGCTATATCAAATCCAATACTGATTTGCAGGAAAAAGGAGCATTTTATATAACATCGATTCCCTTTGGTGTTTTATTTGCTGCCCCATTTTTACTTTTTGTTGTTTTGCTGCGCATTAAAAAGCGGGAAGATGAACTGGCTGGAAATATAGGCTTGCTCAAACGCAAAAGAGCAGGAAAGGAAGCTGCTAAAAGATTGTCAAAAGCCAAAAAGCTACTGAATGAAAGTGGTGCAGAGCGCGATTTCTATAAAGCTGTTTCCGAATCGCTTTGGGGCTATTTGAGCGACAGGCTCAATATTCCTGCTGCTGAATTATCGAGAGAAAAAGCAGAGCCAAAACTCGAGCAAAACGGGGTGGCTGACGCAGATAGAAAAGAAATCTTCGAGGTGCTTGACAAATGTGAAATGGCGCTGTTTGCCCCCACATCTGCCGGAGATAAAGAGGCCGTTTACACCAGGGCGGCCAATATTATTGAGAAAATTGGAAATGTGCTGAAAACATGAAACAAACATGACAAAAAAGCTGATAATCTATTTATTGTTTTTAACGCTGCCCATCTTGCTTTTTGCGCAGGATAGTCCTGAGGTACTTTTTGAGCAAGGCAATAAAGCCTATGCCGATAAGGATTATGAAACAGCGGCAGAAAAATACGAGGAGGTTTTAGATAAAGGCTTTCAGTCGCCCGAATTGTATTTTAACCTGGGCAATGCCTATTATCAGCTCAATAAAACAGGCCCGACTATCTTGAATTACGAAAAAGCATTGAAGCGCGCTCCTGATGATGAAGACATCCGCTTTAATCTAAAACTGGCAAATCTCAGAGTGGCTGACAGGGCTACCGAAGCAACTGATTTGTTTTTCTTTTCAGGTTTTAAAAACATGTTGGTCAACTATGCTTCTGATCGCTGGGCGAAGCTCTCTTTGATATTTTTATGGCTGTCATTTATTCTTTTTGCTGCATTTCTTTGGTTGAAAAAAGCTGCACTTAAAAGGCTGTTTTTCTTCTCCGGTATTTTCAGCTTGTTGCTCACCATACTCTTTTTGGTTTTCAGCCTGCAACAGCTCAATTATGAAAAAAGTAAAAAATCAGCCATTGTAATGGTGACCAATACTTATGTAAAAAGCAGCCCGGATCCCGAAAGCACCGATTTGTTTATTTTGCGCGAGGGCGTAAAAGTAAAAGTGCTGGATAATATAGATGCCTGGGTTAAAGTGCGCTTTTCTGAAGAAAAAGTCGGCTGGATAGAAAAGGAAAAATTGGGATTTATTTAGGAATCTGGCGAGCGTGAATTTACAGGTCGAGCATGAAAGCTGACCAGACCGGACTTGATATCGGCCTCCCCGAGGATATTGGAGACATGGTTTTGGCTGATGCCGGTCTGTTTTGCTATTTCTTTCTGGTTATACCTGTTTTTTCCATTGTCCGTTTAACATTTCCACAATAAAAAAACCTGCCTTGATTCTATCAAGACAGGTTTTTTGCGGGTTAAGTTTACTCGATAATCGAGATTTAAACCTGCCCGACTAAGCAGGCGGGTGCTCCGAGGCTTGCCCGCCTGCTTTTATTCGGGCAGGCCTCGGAATCAAAAGTATTTTTTCCAAATAAATGCCTCGTGGGCTTGCCCCGAGGTTGTTTACTGCTGAGCAATCAATTTGCCCGATTTTATAAGTTGATTGTTTCCGGTCAATTCGTAAAAATATACGCCAGAAGGTAGATTACCTGTAGCAATCGTGGTTGAAGTGGATGTGATATTTTCATACAGCACTTCTTTGCCCAAAACATTGAATATGCGCAGCTCAACTTTTTGGATTTGATCGATATTATTGATGCTAATTGTTGTTGCATGTGCAAATGGATTGGGATAAATGTGAACGCTTATATTTGCAATGGTTTTCTGAATGGAAGTAGTATTGGTATCGATAGGGCCGCCCACTATGGTTTCGCAATCGACACTAATATCAGCGGCAGCATCAATGGCCGTAGTTGACAAAGCACCAACAGCAGTGAGTGCGCGACCGTTAATCTCTACACCGGAGAACAAACTGATGGCGCCCTGTGAAACAATAGTGCCGTTAAAAACTGAGTTTTCACTTATATCCACTGCGCCATTTACCAACCAATAGACATTTTTTGCCTGTGTGCCATTTCTGAGTACAACATTTGAAAAAGTACTTGTACTAAGTGCGCCATAAATTTTTATGACAAATACCGCATTGGCATTTCCCTGTGCATTGAGGAAAAGGGTGTCTTGAAATGATGTTGCTCCATTTAGGATATAAGTATGTGGGGTCAATACCAGATTTCTACCGAATTGGGCAGGATAGAGTAATTCAATATCATGCGACAGTCCGTTCAGGTAATTGTAAACCAGCAATAAATCCGCAGCAGCATCTGCCGTAGAACCATCAGGAATGGGATGGATGTTTCCGCTTACCAGTAATGAATCGAAGCCTGTTGTTAAGCCAACATTTGCGCCCACATCACCGTTGACATTGCTAATTCCCGTATTTTCAACGGGGCCGTCAGAAGAAAATATTCCGTAGCAGGCAACTTCGCCCATTGTAGGCGCATCGGGACCTGTAAGTACAGGGCTTCCGCAGCCAATTGGTGTATATGCAAGAATGCCATCTACTGTAATGGCTCCTGAAGTACTCAGCGCTCTTCCTTCCAGAACATCTCCGGTATTCATGTTGATTCCTGCATTGTTTGCAATAACAGTACCTTTCATGGCAGTACCTGAGGCCATCTCTACAAGACCTTCTACTTTCCAGAATACATTACATGCCTGTGCTCCGTTGATCAATCTAATACTTGAATTGGCATTGGTAGAAAGAGATCCGTTGATTTTAAAAATAAAGACTGCATTAGTATTGTTTTGTGCATCTAATGTCAGTTGCATATTAAGTGTTGATGCAGCAGAAATGGCATAAACACCAGGAGTCAAAGTTTGACCGCCCCCAAGTGCTGGAGCTAAAGAGGAATCCACCACTGCTACGTTGAGCTGATTATAAGCAATCAGTAAATCTGCTGCTGCCTGGGCACTTGTAGCATCGCCATCGTGCATCCCACCGTTGACGTTTCCAAATCCAGTACTGGAACCGTTGTTGGTTCCTACTTTTCCGGTTAACTGGGAAATACCTGAATTGCTTACTGCGCCATCAGTGGAAAACAGGACAAAATCACCTGCAACTCCCAAGTCAGGAGCTTGTCCAAAAGCAAGAAGCGGTAATAAAAAGAGAAGCAATACTGTTAAGGTCTTCTGTAAAATATTTTTCATGTTTATAAGATTTATTGCGTGAATTATTTTTCACTCAGCCAAGATACTTGACATTTGGTAGGGAAGTGTTACACAATTATGGACAATAGTTACATCATTCACACTTAATTATGGGGCAATTCTTTTTGGTAGTGATTTTGGATGATCTTTTCAGGTTTTCTTCGAACAATATGCTCGACTGAATATTCATGCATTCAGTTTATCAAACAATTAAAAATGCAAGTAACTCTTTGATACGATTATCAATTCCGGAAACTGTGTCAATATTAGCCCGTAGAGGTATTTATTTCAATCCTTTTTGTAGATTAGTAAATCCTTAAGATTCTAAACCTGAGCTCGGAAATTATTTATTGCTCAGAATGCCAGAAAATAGTGAGATTCGACTGGAAATATTGATGGAATAGCGGGCTATTTTGAGATATTTCCAGGAAGAAGATTGCTGTTTTCTGGCATTTGAAATCCATAAAACGCAATTTGCTGCGTTGCATTTGCTCGGTTTATCCCGATAGACCTTCTCAAATGCGCCTTGCCTATTACGTTTTAGTGAATTTCTGAGCTCTTAAATAATTATCGAACTCAGGTTATTAATTAAGAATAGGTATGGCGCAAAGTGTAAAGCGTAAATCAGTTACAGCTGCTCAGCAACTCAAGCTTTTTATGGACAATTCCGAAGAAGCTTGCCTTTTGATTGATAAGGATTTGAAAATCATCGCATCAAGTAAGCTTTTCAATAAACTTTACAAGCAATATTTCAATATGAAAGTTGAAGCGGGCACTTCAATATTAAATTATGCACTGCCCGAGCGGAAACCTATTGTTACAAAGATTTATGAAAAGGTATTTGCCGGAAAAACACAGGAAGTAAAAATTGAAATTCCGGTTTCTGAAAGTGAAAAGGTTGTTTTTCTGAATAAATACAAACCCATTTCAAATGGCAATGGAAAGATTGACTGTGCATTTGTAAGCTGTAAAGACATCAGTGCTGAGCAAAAAAGCCGCTATTTGCTCAAAATGAGTGAAAAACGCTATAGATCATTGGTTGAAAACAGTACCGATGGTATAGCCATACTTAACACAGAAAGCAGGGTCACCTATATTTCACCCGCAGTAAAAAAAATATTGGGTTATTCCCCTGAAGAAGTAATATATGAAGAACTCTTCCCTGTGTTGTATCATGAAGACGTTTCCATAAAAGACAATGTCTTGAAAACAGTGCTTGAAAAACCGGGAGTGCCTGTTTCAGCTCCCCTCGTGCGGATATACCATAAAAACGGTGAGTTGCGCTGGCTCGGCTCCACTATGACCAATATGCTCGAAAATGATGCTGTTCAGGGTATTGTGGTGAATTTTAGAGATCAGACCAATGAATTTTTAACTGAGCAGGAACATCAGCTTGTTTCCAAAATCATTAAAGCACTGCAAGATCCCTCAGATTTTGAATCAGCACTGCACAAAGTATTGCAGTTGATGGCTGAAAACATGGGTTTTTCAATGGCCGAAGCCTGGTTTGTCGCAAAAGACAAGAGCAAACTTTATTTGCAATCATTTTGGAACAAGAAAAAACAAAGCCCGGTACTAGGAGACAATATTAAGTTTAGTTTCAAAAAGGGAGAGGGGTTGCCAGGTGTGTGCTGGTCAAAAAAAGAACTGGAGCTTTGGGACAATATAGATCAACACCCCAAATTTATTAGAAAAAATGAAGCGGATGAGGCGGGCTTAAAGCAGGGGTTGGCTTTGCCAATTATACAGGATAATGAGGTAATTGCGGTTTTTACTTTTTTTACAGACAGGGAACAAGTTCAACTGGGAAGCACTGCCGCACTTAAAAGAATAGCACGGCAAATAGCTGTTGATGTTGAGCTCAAAAGAAGCCTTGACGAACTGAATGATTTATTTAAATATTCTCCAGGGCTTATTTGTGTGGCGGGCACAGATAATTATTTCAAAAAAGTAAATCCGGCCTTTAGCAAATTGCTGAGATATACGGAAGATGAATTGCTGTCTAAACCTTTTTATGATTTCCTGCATCCGGAAGACAGGGCAATAAGTATTGAAACGCTCAAAGGCAATACAAAAGGACTACGCACAGTAAATTTTGAAAACCGCTACCTGACTAAAGACGGGGAAGTTAAATGGATAGCCTGGTATTCCTCTGATTTTGTGGACAAAGAGGGCAATATATATGGGTTTGGAATGGATGTGACCGAGGCCAAAACCGCAAGCCTTGAATTGCTGAGATATAAGAATATTATTGAACATTCTCAAAGCGGCATAGGAATTTTAACTATTGACGATGAGCAATTGTACATGAATCCGCTATTTGAAAAAATGCTGGGATATTCAGCAAGTGAAATCCAGAATTTGGGAGGTCCCTTTCAATTGTATGTAGATCAAAGCCAGGCAGATGAAGTGGTACAAACGCTTATGTCAGGAAATTTTTGGAATGGAGACATTCAACTTAAAAACAAAAAGGGAGAAATATTAGACCTACACATGCTTGGTGGAGGTATTGAAAATGATAAGGGTGAACTCATTGCCATTTATGGCATTCATACTGATATTAGCGATCGACTCCAGTATGAACGAGAACTTGAAAATTACAATAAAAATATAAGTAATATACTCAACAGTATAAGCGATGGCTTCTTTTCGCTTGGCGAAAACTGGAAAGTGAACTATTGGAATAAGGAAGCTGAAAATTTGCTTGGTGTATCCGAAGAAGAAATAATGGGAAAAGTAATTTGGGACTACTTTCCCGAGGCCACCAAACTAAAATTTTACACTGAGTATGAAAAGGCACTTAAAGAAAAAAAACCTGCATTGTTTCAGGAGTATTTTCCGCCATTAAAAGCCTGGTTTGAAGTCAATGTTTATCCGGCAGAGGAAGGGATATCTGTCTTTTTCAGAAACGTTACAGAGCAGAAAAGCCAGGAAAAACTCAATTTGCTCGAAAAGCAAGTGCTGGAACTGAATACCCACAAGAAGTTGAAACTGGAAGAAATAATTGAATGCCTGCTAAATGGCATACGCGAAATTTTTCCAGATATGCTCTGCTCTGTTTTAAGAGTCATTGACGGAAAGCTCTACAACTGGTCTTCTCCTCAGCTTCCCAAAGATTATGTAGAGGCAATAAATGGAGTGCCTATTGCTGATGGTGTTGGGTCTTGCGGAACAGCTGCATTTTTAAAAGAAAAAGTAATTGTCAGTGATATTTCTTCAGACCCGCTGTGGGAAGATTTTAAAGAAGTGGCAGCTCAACACAATCTTGCTGCCTGCTGGTCTTATCCTATTCTCGATAAAGCACAAAATATTCTGGGAACCTTTGGTATATACTACAATACTAAAAGAGCACCAATCCGCCTTGAAGAAGATAGTATAGACCGTATCCGTACTATTCTAACAAATATTATAGAGCACAAATGGGCAGAAGAAGCCATTCTAATAAGCAATGAACGCTACGATATAGTGTCCAAGGCAACCAATGATGCAATCTGGGACTGGGATATCAAAAATGATCGATTGTATTTTAATGATGGCTACGAAAAATTGTTTGGATACGCTTTAAATAATTCGATTCCTATTCAACATTGGATTGATCATCTGCATCCTGATGAAGCCAAACAAACATTGAATTACTTTCAAAGTATAGTGAATTCTTCAGGGCAAAACCACTGGGATGCAGAATATCGCTATCTGAAATCAGATGGGGAATATGCATATGTATATGACAGGGGTATAATGATCAGGAATGAAGAGGGAATAGCTGTTCGTATGATTGGTGCCATGCAGGATATCAGCAAGCGAAAGCAGGATGAGCAAAATTTGTTGTACAAAAGCAAATTATTGGAAGTCACCTCGGAAGTAAGCAATGCCCTCATCCGCGAAGAAGATTGGATGATAGCTCTGGACAAGAGTTTTAATATAATCGGCCAAACCGTGAAAGTTGACAGGGTTTATTTTTTTGAAAATTCAATAGATAAAAAAACGGGAAAAGCGTGCACCAGTCAAAGAATAGAATGGACTGACAACTCTACAATTTCACAGATCAATAATTCCGAACTGCAAAACCTTCCTTTTGAAGATGTAATTCACTTTATAGAACCATTGAAAAACGGGAATGCTTTTGAGGCTATAGTAGAACAGATGCCTGAGGGAGGAGCAAAGGAAATTCTCAGGTCTCAGGATATTAAATCCATTTTGGTTCTGCCACTTTTTATAAAAGATCATTTCTATGGATTTATTGGTTTTGACGATTGCCACAAAGGGCGCAGCTGGACAGATGATGAAAGAGCTTTTTTAAAAACACTGAATTCTAATGTAACCACATTTATTGAGCGAAAGAAAAGCAAAGAAATGCTTCGGAAGCTGAATAAAAAATTAAAATTACGCGCAAAAGAGCTGGCAGAATCCAATGCCGAACTGGAACAATTTGCCTACATCGCTTCGCATGATTTGCAGGAGCCACTTAGAATGGTGCGCAGCTTTTTGAACCAAATTGAGAAAAAATACAAAGATAAATTAGACCAAAGAGGCGAAAAATACATTGAGCTTGCAGTAGATGGCGCAGTGAGAATGCGACAAATCATCCTGGATTTTCTGGAATATTCACGTGCCGGGAAAAAAGATTTTGAAAGGGAAAAAGTAGATATGAATAGCCTGATGAAAGAGGTCGTACAGCTCCATCAGCTTATAATTACTGAAAAACAAGCCCGGGTTGAATGGGGCGAAATGCCTGAAATATTCGCAGCTAAAACTGCAATACAACAAGTAATAAGCAATCTTGTGGGCAATGCATTAAAATACAGCAGTGATGATGAAAAACCCATTATAAAAGTCACTGCATGTGAAAGAGCCAAAGAATGGGAATTTGCAGTAGCAGACAATGGAATTGGG
This region of Chitinophagales bacterium genomic DNA includes:
- a CDS encoding VWA domain-containing protein; protein product: MIWRKRALKNFSAFQAAEQLMPEKSKFRHYFKFILLVLAFSSLILAWANPQIGTKQEKVKRKGVDVIIALDVSKSMLAEDIKPSRIEQAKQFVSRLIDELKMDRIGLIIFAGNAYLQMPITTDHAAAKLFLKSINTNLVPTQGTAIGDAIRLGIESFEGDEKKFKSIVIISDGENHEGEAIEATEEASEQGIIIHTVGVGSQKGAPIPVYRNNVQTDYLRDKSGNIVLSKLDENMLRQIAVKGDGEYLNLKSGSETLNALTSAIAAMEKREFEENVFTDYEDQFQYFLAFALFLLIVEILIAERKSKWSRKLNLFKEEAQ
- a CDS encoding tetratricopeptide repeat protein — translated: MKQIIFISLLSLLSLTLLAQSERKHVRQGNELYFDGKTDKAIEAYEKALQEAPESPEAHFNMGNAYLKQKDYESASASYQTALGLLEGEGQKAAALHNLGNTYLENQKPKEAKEAYQQALRLNPQDEDTRYNLALANKMLQKQEKEQEQENKDEQDQEEGEDKQEQDQEQQDKGEDQEEEKKDGEEKESDQQNKEEQEDESKDGEGKESEDQEASDQEKEAQQMQEGQISKEEAERILEALKNEEQKLQEQLMIRKETGQRKNLDKDW
- a CDS encoding BatD family protein; this encodes MKRSICLHILFLLCSSGLLAQSFTASVNKNNIAVGDVFQVSFTVEDGNMSGFQPPDFSNFNLRGGPNQSTNMQLINGQMSRSVSYSYYLQATKEGTFTIGPATANISGKKMESNSLSVTVGKSAGGNQGGQKQAQEKSIQQQISENVFLRVIVSDNDVYQGEQITVAYKLYASTNINIHNTSIKQLPSNNGFWAQEIALPDNNSFEREVYQGVQYNSVTVKKYALFPQRTGDLEIDPMEMETHVRVRTQSQRRGFFDDFFGSYKDIPYEFQSSKIKINVKPLPKGKPSSFSGLSGTFNMDVSLDKTETETDDPITMKIKISGKGNLRMLDAPKPQLPRDFEVFDPKTKEQISTSSNIISGYKQYDYLLIPRRPGTFKIPPMRFSYFDTKKEDYVELSSKEYEVTVSGEASAFTGGNVANVSKEEVELLGQDIRYIKSNTDLQEKGAFYITSIPFGVLFAAPFLLFVVLLRIKKREDELAGNIGLLKRKRAGKEAAKRLSKAKKLLNESGAERDFYKAVSESLWGYLSDRLNIPAAELSREKAEPKLEQNGVADADRKEIFEVLDKCEMALFAPTSAGDKEAVYTRAANIIEKIGNVLKT
- a CDS encoding SH3 domain-containing protein; this translates as MTKKLIIYLLFLTLPILLFAQDSPEVLFEQGNKAYADKDYETAAEKYEEVLDKGFQSPELYFNLGNAYYQLNKTGPTILNYEKALKRAPDDEDIRFNLKLANLRVADRATEATDLFFFSGFKNMLVNYASDRWAKLSLIFLWLSFILFAAFLWLKKAALKRLFFFSGIFSLLLTILFLVFSLQQLNYEKSKKSAIVMVTNTYVKSSPDPESTDLFILREGVKVKVLDNIDAWVKVRFSEEKVGWIEKEKLGFI
- a CDS encoding ice-binding family protein produces the protein MKNILQKTLTVLLLFLLPLLAFGQAPDLGVAGDFVLFSTDGAVSNSGISQLTGKVGTNNGSSTGFGNVNGGMHDGDATSAQAAADLLIAYNQLNVAVVDSSLAPALGGGQTLTPGVYAISAASTLNMQLTLDAQNNTNAVFIFKINGSLSTNANSSIRLINGAQACNVFWKVEGLVEMASGTAMKGTVIANNAGINMNTGDVLEGRALSTSGAITVDGILAYTPIGCGSPVLTGPDAPTMGEVACYGIFSSDGPVENTGISNVNGDVGANVGLTTGFDSLLVSGNIHPIPDGSTADAAADLLLVYNYLNGLSHDIELLYPAQFGRNLVLTPHTYILNGATSFQDTLFLNAQGNANAVFVIKIYGALSTSTFSNVVLRNGTQAKNVYWLVNGAVDISENSVFNGTIVSQGAISLFSGVEINGRALTAVGALSTTAIDAAADISVDCETIVGGPIDTNTTSIQKTIANISVHIYPNPFAHATTISINNIDQIQKVELRIFNVLGKEVLYENITSTSTTIATGNLPSGVYFYELTGNNQLIKSGKLIAQQ
- a CDS encoding PAS domain S-box protein, yielding MAQSVKRKSVTAAQQLKLFMDNSEEACLLIDKDLKIIASSKLFNKLYKQYFNMKVEAGTSILNYALPERKPIVTKIYEKVFAGKTQEVKIEIPVSESEKVVFLNKYKPISNGNGKIDCAFVSCKDISAEQKSRYLLKMSEKRYRSLVENSTDGIAILNTESRVTYISPAVKKILGYSPEEVIYEELFPVLYHEDVSIKDNVLKTVLEKPGVPVSAPLVRIYHKNGELRWLGSTMTNMLENDAVQGIVVNFRDQTNEFLTEQEHQLVSKIIKALQDPSDFESALHKVLQLMAENMGFSMAEAWFVAKDKSKLYLQSFWNKKKQSPVLGDNIKFSFKKGEGLPGVCWSKKELELWDNIDQHPKFIRKNEADEAGLKQGLALPIIQDNEVIAVFTFFTDREQVQLGSTAALKRIARQIAVDVELKRSLDELNDLFKYSPGLICVAGTDNYFKKVNPAFSKLLRYTEDELLSKPFYDFLHPEDRAISIETLKGNTKGLRTVNFENRYLTKDGEVKWIAWYSSDFVDKEGNIYGFGMDVTEAKTASLELLRYKNIIEHSQSGIGILTIDDEQLYMNPLFEKMLGYSASEIQNLGGPFQLYVDQSQADEVVQTLMSGNFWNGDIQLKNKKGEILDLHMLGGGIENDKGELIAIYGIHTDISDRLQYERELENYNKNISNILNSISDGFFSLGENWKVNYWNKEAENLLGVSEEEIMGKVIWDYFPEATKLKFYTEYEKALKEKKPALFQEYFPPLKAWFEVNVYPAEEGISVFFRNVTEQKSQEKLNLLEKQVLELNTHKKLKLEEIIECLLNGIREIFPDMLCSVLRVIDGKLYNWSSPQLPKDYVEAINGVPIADGVGSCGTAAFLKEKVIVSDISSDPLWEDFKEVAAQHNLAACWSYPILDKAQNILGTFGIYYNTKRAPIRLEEDSIDRIRTILTNIIEHKWAEEAILISNERYDIVSKATNDAIWDWDIKNDRLYFNDGYEKLFGYALNNSIPIQHWIDHLHPDEAKQTLNYFQSIVNSSGQNHWDAEYRYLKSDGEYAYVYDRGIMIRNEEGIAVRMIGAMQDISKRKQDEQNLLYKSKLLEVTSEVSNALIREEDWMIALDKSFNIIGQTVKVDRVYFFENSIDKKTGKACTSQRIEWTDNSTISQINNSELQNLPFEDVIHFIEPLKNGNAFEAIVEQMPEGGAKEILRSQDIKSILVLPLFIKDHFYGFIGFDDCHKGRSWTDDERAFLKTLNSNVTTFIERKKSKEMLRKLNKKLKLRAKELAESNAELEQFAYIASHDLQEPLRMVRSFLNQIEKKYKDKLDQRGEKYIELAVDGAVRMRQIILDFLEYSRAGKKDFEREKVDMNSLMKEVVQLHQLIITEKQARVEWGEMPEIFAAKTAIQQVISNLVGNALKYSSDDEKPIIKVTACERAKEWEFAVADNGIGIEPQFANKIFVLFQRLHDRNDYDGTGIGLAICKKIIESHNGKIWFESEPGKGSVFYFTIAK